One genomic segment of Clostridium saccharoperbutylacetonicum N1-4(HMT) includes these proteins:
- a CDS encoding glycoside hydrolase family 13 protein, giving the protein MDKKWWKESVVYQVYPRSFNDSNGDGIGDLRGIIEKLDYLKELGIDVIWLSPVYKSPNDDNGYDISDYEDIMDEFGTMEDMDDLIKEGNKRGIKILMDLVVNHTSDEHKWFMEAKKSKDNPYRDYYIWRDPVNVEEPNDLRSTFSGSAWQYDETTGQYYLHLFSKKQPDLNWENEEVRNRIYKMMNFWIDKGIGGFRMDVIDLIGKIPDEKITANGPKLHEYIREMNKKTFSGKDLLTVGETWGCTTEIAKKYSNPDDSELSMIFQFEHILLDQQPGKEKWDLKSLELLDLKRALSRWQVDLEGTGWNSLFWNNHDVPRIVSRWGNDKEYRVESAKMLATLLHGMKGTPYIYQGEELGMTNVRFKELEDYKDIETINMYNERKKQGYSHEEIMQSIYTKGRDNARTPMQWDDSENAGFTSGQPWIKVNPNYKEINVKSQLKDENSIFNYYKKLIKIRKSNPVVVHGKYELILEENKEIFAYTRTLENEMLLVMCNFTGNETQFAIERKIEFKFKELLISNYSVNENDLVDRIKLKPYESRIYKFIL; this is encoded by the coding sequence ATGGATAAAAAATGGTGGAAAGAAAGTGTTGTTTATCAGGTATATCCTAGGAGTTTTAATGATTCCAATGGAGATGGAATTGGAGATTTAAGAGGAATTATAGAGAAGTTAGATTACTTGAAAGAACTGGGGATAGATGTAATATGGTTATCTCCAGTATATAAGTCGCCAAACGATGATAATGGATATGATATAAGCGACTATGAAGATATAATGGATGAATTTGGAACAATGGAAGATATGGATGATCTTATTAAGGAGGGAAATAAAAGAGGAATAAAAATTCTTATGGATTTAGTTGTAAACCATACTTCCGACGAACATAAATGGTTCATGGAAGCTAAGAAATCAAAAGATAATCCTTATAGAGATTATTATATATGGAGAGATCCAGTAAATGTAGAAGAACCAAATGATTTAAGATCAACATTTAGCGGTAGTGCATGGCAATATGATGAAACTACAGGGCAGTATTATTTACATTTATTTAGTAAAAAACAGCCAGATTTGAACTGGGAAAATGAAGAGGTGCGCAATAGAATTTATAAAATGATGAACTTTTGGATTGATAAAGGTATTGGTGGATTTAGGATGGACGTTATTGACCTTATAGGAAAGATTCCTGATGAAAAAATCACAGCTAATGGTCCAAAACTTCATGAATATATTAGAGAAATGAATAAGAAAACATTCAGCGGTAAAGATTTACTAACAGTTGGAGAGACTTGGGGATGCACTACAGAAATAGCTAAGAAATATTCAAATCCAGATGATAGTGAACTTAGCATGATATTTCAATTTGAACACATTTTATTAGATCAACAGCCAGGTAAAGAAAAATGGGATTTGAAGTCGTTAGAATTATTGGACTTAAAGAGAGCATTATCTAGATGGCAAGTAGATCTAGAAGGCACAGGCTGGAATAGTTTATTCTGGAATAATCATGATGTACCAAGAATAGTTTCAAGGTGGGGAAATGATAAAGAATATAGGGTAGAAAGTGCAAAAATGCTGGCTACATTATTACATGGAATGAAGGGGACTCCATATATATATCAAGGTGAAGAGCTTGGTATGACAAATGTAAGATTTAAAGAGTTAGAGGATTATAAGGACATAGAAACTATAAACATGTATAATGAAAGAAAAAAACAAGGGTATTCTCATGAGGAAATAATGCAATCTATATATACAAAAGGCAGAGATAATGCTCGTACTCCAATGCAATGGGATGATAGTGAAAATGCAGGTTTTACAAGTGGACAGCCTTGGATAAAAGTAAATCCTAATTATAAGGAAATAAACGTTAAATCGCAATTAAAAGACGAAAATTCTATATTTAATTACTATAAGAAATTAATAAAAATAAGAAAATCAAATCCAGTAGTAGTTCATGGAAAATATGAATTGATTTTAGAAGAAAACAAAGAAATTTTTGCATATACAAGAACCTTAGAAAATGAAATGTTACTAGTAATGTGTAATTTTACAGGAAATGAGACACAGTTTGCAATTGAAAGAAAAATTGAATTTAAATTTAAAGAGCTTTTAATTTCAAATTATAGTGTTAATGAAAATGACTTGGTTGACAGGATAAAGCTTAAACCATACGAATCTAGAATTTATAAGTTTATATTATAG
- a CDS encoding D-2-hydroxyacid dehydrogenase: MNIVVLDGYTLNPGDITWDGIERLGNLTVYDRTPGDKIVERIGSAEVVFTNKAPILKETFEQCPNIKFVGVLATGYNVVDVVAAKEKGISVTNIPTYGTDAVGQFVIGLLLEICHHIAHHDKAVHDGRWENNNDWCFWDYPLIELAGKTMGIIGFGRIGQTTGRIAKALGMKVIVFDEYPKDACKELAEYVSLDTLFSESDVIALHCPLFPSTEGIINRDNISKMKDGVIILNNLRGPLIVEQDLADALNSGKVYAAGVDVVSTEPIKGDNPLLTAKNCIITPHISWAPKESRQRLMNIAVDNLDAFIKGEPKNVVNK, encoded by the coding sequence ATGAATATTGTAGTATTAGATGGTTATACATTAAATCCTGGTGATATCACATGGGATGGTATAGAGCGGTTAGGAAATCTAACGGTATATGATAGAACACCTGGGGATAAGATTGTTGAAAGAATAGGCAGTGCAGAGGTTGTTTTTACAAACAAGGCACCAATATTAAAAGAGACTTTTGAACAATGTCCTAATATTAAATTCGTTGGTGTGTTAGCTACTGGATACAATGTTGTTGATGTTGTAGCGGCTAAGGAAAAAGGTATTTCAGTTACTAATATCCCAACGTATGGGACGGATGCAGTTGGTCAGTTTGTAATTGGACTTTTGCTTGAGATCTGCCATCATATTGCTCACCATGATAAAGCAGTACATGATGGACGTTGGGAAAACAATAATGATTGGTGTTTCTGGGATTATCCTTTAATCGAATTAGCAGGCAAGACAATGGGGATTATCGGTTTTGGTCGTATTGGGCAGACTACAGGAAGAATTGCAAAAGCACTTGGCATGAAAGTTATAGTATTTGATGAATATCCAAAGGATGCATGTAAGGAACTTGCTGAGTATGTATCTCTTGATACATTATTTTCTGAATCAGATGTTATTGCACTACATTGTCCTTTATTTCCATCTACAGAAGGAATTATAAATAGAGACAACATTTCAAAAATGAAGGATGGGGTAATTATCCTTAATAATTTAAGAGGTCCTTTAATTGTAGAACAAGATCTTGCAGATGCATTAAATAGTGGAAAAGTATACGCAGCAGGTGTTGATGTTGTATCAACAGAACCAATAAAAGGAGACAATCCATTACTTACTGCAAAAAATTGTATTATTACTCCCCATATTTCATGGGCTCCAAAAGAAAGCAGACAAAGACTTATGAATATAGCAGTAGACAATTTAGATGCATTTATAAAGGGTGAACCAAAGAATGTTGTTAATAAATAA
- a CDS encoding sugar phosphate isomerase/epimerase family protein produces MLEQSHIKVCYGAQPRLLGSGLNPNDINEKGRKKAEATLIKAIDEAEYLGAKGIAFLAGKWESETKNQAYSQLLKTTRNLCDYAAKKDMMIELEAFDFDMDKAALIGPAPYAAQFAADMRMTNNNFGLLVDLSHFPTTYETSKFVIQTLRPYITHFHIGNAVVEKGCEAYGDQHPRFGFPNSANDVEELVDFFTVLKEEGFFNAKNPYVLSLEVKPWGDEDGDIVLANTKRVINRAWALVED; encoded by the coding sequence ATATTAGAACAATCACATATTAAAGTTTGTTATGGAGCACAGCCTAGATTATTAGGATCTGGTTTAAATCCAAATGATATTAATGAAAAAGGAAGAAAAAAAGCAGAAGCTACACTAATTAAAGCAATAGATGAAGCAGAATATTTAGGTGCAAAAGGTATTGCATTTTTAGCAGGAAAATGGGAATCAGAAACAAAAAATCAAGCATATTCTCAATTATTAAAAACAACAAGAAATTTATGTGATTATGCAGCTAAAAAAGATATGATGATTGAGCTGGAAGCATTTGATTTTGATATGGATAAAGCAGCATTAATTGGACCAGCACCTTATGCAGCACAATTTGCGGCTGATATGAGAATGACAAATAATAATTTTGGTTTATTGGTTGATTTATCTCATTTTCCAACAACTTATGAAACATCAAAGTTTGTTATACAAACGTTAAGACCTTATATCACACATTTCCACATTGGAAATGCAGTAGTAGAAAAGGGATGTGAAGCTTATGGTGATCAACATCCAAGATTTGGATTTCCTAATAGTGCAAATGATGTTGAAGAATTAGTAGACTTTTTTACAGTATTAAAAGAAGAAGGTTTTTTCAATGCGAAGAATCCTTATGTATTGTCATTAGAGGTAAAACCTTGGGGTGATGAAGATGGGGACATTGTTTTAGCAAATACAAAGAGAGTTATTAATAGAGCATGGGCTCTTGTAGAAGACTAA
- a CDS encoding SDR family oxidoreductase, with product MENTLSLDINKELDGKRVLVTGGTKGIGRSIVDRLFNAGATIITTARTMPNDLPASVGFIQANVSTPEGAEKIIKETLEKLGGLDILINNVGGSSSSTAGALSLSDDDWLQTFNQNLFSSVRLDRGFLPSMIKQQKGVIIHISSIQRKLPGIMTMSYSAAKAAITNYNKNLATQFGGDGIRINTVAPGFTETKAAERLIERMAENSGIDYNSARQELMDNLGGIPLGRPAKPEEVAELVAFLVSDRASYITGSEHIIDGGIIRTI from the coding sequence ATGGAAAATACTTTATCACTTGATATCAACAAAGAACTAGATGGTAAACGCGTACTTGTGACAGGCGGAACTAAAGGTATTGGTAGATCTATTGTTGATCGTTTGTTTAATGCGGGTGCAACAATAATAACAACTGCACGAACTATGCCCAATGATTTACCAGCTTCTGTAGGCTTTATTCAAGCAAATGTTAGCACACCAGAGGGTGCTGAAAAAATTATTAAAGAAACCCTTGAAAAACTTGGAGGATTGGATATTTTAATAAATAATGTAGGAGGTTCTTCCTCCTCCACTGCTGGAGCATTAAGCTTAAGTGATGATGACTGGTTACAAACATTTAACCAAAACCTATTTTCATCTGTACGTTTAGATCGTGGTTTTCTACCATCTATGATTAAACAACAGAAAGGTGTAATAATTCACATATCATCTATTCAGCGAAAGCTTCCAGGCATAATGACTATGTCATACTCTGCTGCCAAAGCAGCTATAACCAATTACAACAAAAATCTAGCTACGCAGTTTGGCGGAGACGGAATACGAATAAATACAGTTGCCCCAGGTTTTACAGAAACAAAAGCTGCTGAGCGTCTTATTGAAAGAATGGCAGAAAATTCTGGAATTGACTATAATAGCGCACGTCAAGAATTAATGGATAACCTCGGTGGCATACCACTTGGTCGTCCGGCAAAACCTGAAGAAGTAGCTGAACTTGTTGCTTTTCTTGTATCAGACAGAGCTTCCTACATTACTGGTAGTGAGCATATTATTGATGGTGGCATAATTAGAACCATATAG
- a CDS encoding dihydrofolate reductase family protein, which yields MRKLISFMHISLDGFVAGENGEMEWILVDNELFDFVAKMTDQADSALYGRVTYEMMQNYWPTAGEQANATKHDIEHSEWYNKVSKIVLSRTIKTTEFSNVKFINDNLSENINEIKKQEDRNILIFGSPRATQSLLNEGLIDEFWLFVNPIILNEGMPMFKDIKKITNLKFIENRNFSNGVIALHYGIVNN from the coding sequence ATGAGAAAATTAATTAGCTTTATGCACATTTCACTTGATGGATTTGTTGCAGGTGAAAATGGGGAAATGGAATGGATATTAGTGGACAATGAATTGTTTGATTTTGTTGCAAAAATGACAGATCAGGCTGATTCAGCCCTTTATGGTAGAGTGACTTATGAAATGATGCAGAATTATTGGCCAACAGCAGGGGAACAAGCTAATGCTACGAAACATGATATTGAACATTCTGAATGGTATAATAAAGTTTCAAAAATTGTTTTATCGAGAACTATTAAAACTACAGAATTTAGTAATGTAAAATTTATTAATGACAATTTATCAGAAAACATAAATGAAATAAAAAAACAAGAGGATAGAAATATTTTAATATTTGGAAGTCCACGGGCAACGCAGTCATTATTGAACGAAGGATTAATTGATGAATTTTGGCTTTTTGTTAATCCAATAATATTGAATGAAGGGATGCCAATGTTCAAGGATATAAAAAAGATAACTAATCTAAAATTTATAGAAAATAGAAATTTCTCAAATGGGGTAATTGCACTTCACTATGGAATAGTCAATAATTAA
- a CDS encoding oxidoreductase yields the protein MAENIKRNWTSADITSQKDRSVVITGTGGIGYETALEMTRTGAEVIMAGRNKDKGEEAIRKIKKINPSGNIRFEELDLADLASIEAFGERMRSQCKSLDILINNAAVMAPPKRLVTKDGFELQMGTNYFGHFALTAQMLSLLKKGNKPRVITLSSLAHLTGVIDFDDLQAEHNYKPMVTYSQSKLACLMFAFELQRRSDAAGWGITSMSAHPGISRTELIPNGAGKNSVNGIIRRLMGPFLFQPAAHGAWPSLYAATAENATGGTYYGPSKMKEMRGYPTIATIAPQAMDIKVASKLWEESEKLTNVKFI from the coding sequence ATGGCAGAAAATATCAAACGTAACTGGACCTCGGCAGATATAACATCACAAAAAGATCGCTCGGTTGTTATTACAGGTACTGGAGGAATTGGATATGAAACAGCATTGGAGATGACTCGCACAGGAGCCGAGGTTATAATGGCTGGTCGAAATAAGGATAAAGGAGAAGAAGCTATAAGAAAGATTAAGAAAATAAATCCTTCTGGGAATATACGTTTCGAAGAACTTGATCTAGCAGATCTTGCATCTATAGAAGCATTTGGTGAACGAATGAGATCGCAATGCAAAAGCTTAGATATTCTTATAAACAATGCAGCGGTAATGGCCCCGCCTAAGCGTTTGGTTACAAAAGATGGATTTGAACTGCAAATGGGTACAAATTATTTTGGACATTTTGCATTAACAGCACAAATGCTTTCTCTTCTTAAAAAAGGAAATAAGCCTAGAGTAATTACCTTGAGTAGTTTAGCTCATCTTACAGGAGTTATAGATTTCGATGATCTTCAAGCAGAACACAATTATAAACCAATGGTAACCTATTCTCAGTCAAAACTTGCATGCCTTATGTTTGCGTTTGAATTGCAACGACGAAGTGATGCAGCTGGCTGGGGGATTACTAGTATGAGTGCACATCCAGGAATATCCAGAACGGAACTAATTCCTAATGGAGCTGGAAAGAATAGCGTAAATGGAATTATACGACGTTTAATGGGTCCGTTTTTATTTCAGCCAGCAGCTCATGGAGCGTGGCCATCACTTTATGCTGCGACAGCAGAAAATGCAACAGGCGGAACCTATTATGGACCTTCAAAAATGAAAGAGATGAGGGGGTATCCTACTATAGCTACAATTGCACCTCAGGCAATGGATATTAAGGTTGCTTCAAAGCTTTGGGAAGAATCAGAAAAGCTGACAAACGTAAAATTTATTTAA
- a CDS encoding DUF4177 domain-containing protein, translating to MEYVVLQVVLKEKFIGTGSGNLTELEKVINTQASKGYKLHTITTASSGSKGFMGGDRIQATLVFEKL from the coding sequence ATGGAATATGTTGTTTTGCAAGTTGTACTAAAAGAAAAGTTTATTGGGACAGGCTCAGGTAACTTGACAGAATTAGAAAAAGTTATAAATACACAAGCTAGTAAAGGCTATAAATTACATACTATCACAACTGCTTCGTCAGGTAGTAAAGGTTTTATGGGTGGAGACAGAATTCAAGCTACACTAGTTTTTGAGAAATTGTAA
- a CDS encoding ABC transporter substrate-binding protein, with the protein MNKKLKLLMSITISSVIGISLLAGCGSKGGNTENGKVKLELFSTKAENKTILQSLANEFQEKNPNIEISINSPANAGTVLKTRLAKNDMPDLVALGADVNYGALVDANALVDLTNDSIIENIQKPYLDMLHGIASNDNGKIYGVPYATNADGILYNKDIFSKLGLQIPKTWDEFMAVSKKIKDSGQLPLYLTLKDAWTGMCFWNVIASDLEPSNFLADKKAGKTTFEATHGEIVDKMETIGTLGQEDILGVSYNDGNAAFAQGKSAMYLQGNWAISEIKKANPNINIGMFPLPASNDPSKNNIVSGIDVLFGITSKSKHSDEAKKFIEFMTQKENAKKYIKDQFAFSAVKDVTQDDQSVTDVQESFKNGKIGVFPDHYYPSSFDAASLVQGFYSKKDKAEFLKQLDTEYDKANSKQ; encoded by the coding sequence ATGAATAAAAAATTAAAATTACTAATGTCAATTACTATTAGTTCAGTAATTGGAATTTCATTGTTAGCAGGATGTGGTTCCAAGGGAGGTAACACAGAAAATGGAAAAGTAAAATTAGAGTTATTTTCAACTAAGGCAGAAAACAAAACAATATTGCAATCATTAGCTAATGAATTTCAAGAGAAGAATCCTAATATTGAGATTTCAATTAATTCACCTGCAAATGCTGGTACTGTTTTAAAAACAAGACTTGCAAAAAATGATATGCCAGATTTAGTAGCTTTAGGTGCAGATGTAAACTATGGTGCGCTAGTAGATGCAAATGCTCTTGTTGATCTTACTAATGATAGCATCATTGAAAATATACAAAAACCATATTTAGATATGCTTCATGGCATAGCAAGTAATGATAACGGAAAGATATATGGAGTTCCATATGCTACTAATGCTGATGGCATTTTATACAATAAAGATATATTTTCGAAGCTAGGATTGCAAATTCCTAAAACTTGGGATGAATTCATGGCTGTATCGAAAAAAATTAAAGATTCAGGTCAATTACCACTTTATTTGACACTTAAAGATGCATGGACTGGAATGTGTTTCTGGAATGTTATAGCTAGTGACTTGGAGCCTAGTAATTTCTTAGCTGATAAAAAAGCAGGAAAAACAACTTTTGAAGCTACACATGGAGAAATAGTGGACAAGATGGAGACTATAGGAACCCTTGGGCAAGAAGATATTTTAGGAGTATCATACAATGATGGTAATGCAGCCTTTGCACAAGGTAAATCAGCAATGTATTTACAAGGTAACTGGGCTATTAGTGAAATAAAAAAAGCAAATCCTAATATTAATATAGGTATGTTCCCATTACCTGCAAGTAACGATCCATCTAAAAATAATATAGTATCTGGTATAGATGTGTTATTTGGAATAACAAGTAAGTCAAAACATTCTGATGAAGCAAAAAAATTCATAGAATTTATGACTCAAAAGGAGAATGCTAAAAAATATATAAAAGATCAATTCGCATTTTCTGCAGTTAAAGATGTGACACAAGATGATCAAAGTGTAACGGATGTACAAGAAAGCTTTAAAAATGGAAAAATAGGTGTTTTCCCTGATCACTACTATCCAAGCTCATTTGATGCAGCAAGTTTAGTTCAAGGGTTCTATAGTAAAAAGGATAAGGCAGAATTCTTAAAACAACTTGATACTGAATATGATAAAGCTAATAGTAAGCAATAA
- a CDS encoding MerR family transcriptional regulator translates to MYTINEVANICNISPYTIRFYDKEGLLPFVSRNSTGNRQFSDSDLNVVKLICCLKNTGMQVKEIRRYIDLVMQGVETNGQRKQIMIDHRKEVIKQIDDLKKNLNIIDLKIALYDSDDKSSLSHIFSEQ, encoded by the coding sequence ATGTATACAATAAACGAAGTGGCTAATATTTGTAATATTTCACCTTATACAATTCGGTTCTATGACAAAGAAGGGCTTTTACCTTTTGTCTCTAGAAATAGTACTGGAAATAGACAGTTTAGTGATTCAGATTTAAACGTTGTTAAACTTATTTGCTGTTTAAAGAACACTGGAATGCAAGTTAAAGAGATCAGAAGATATATTGATTTAGTTATGCAAGGCGTTGAAACCAATGGACAGCGAAAGCAGATTATGATTGATCATCGGAAAGAGGTTATAAAGCAAATAGATGATTTAAAGAAAAATTTAAATATCATCGATTTAAAAATTGCTCTTTATGATTCCGATGACAAGTCGTCTCTTTCTCATATATTTTCAGAACAATAA
- a CDS encoding carbohydrate ABC transporter permease — protein MRRNKTNWIVTTLMIAGALVAIIFPLYLTILIAVKSPQDMVPSALSFPKSLRFENFTEAIEMTNFFDALKNSLTITISVLILTILSNSLVSYAIARNRKKKFFNALYYYFLSAMFVPFPIIMLPLVKQVNMLSMDNIIGIICLYVVFGLPFNIFLYSGYIKSIPVSLEEAATIDGASTFQVFWRIIFPLLKPINATVAITTCLWTWNDFMLPLIILGKPEMATLPLVQYVFQSQFTTNYNLAFASYLMALLPIFIVYIFAQKWIRNGIVTGAVK, from the coding sequence ATGAGGAGAAATAAAACCAATTGGATAGTAACTACGCTTATGATAGCAGGAGCTTTGGTGGCTATAATATTTCCATTGTATCTAACAATATTAATAGCTGTAAAATCTCCACAAGATATGGTACCTAGTGCTTTATCATTTCCAAAGTCATTGCGTTTTGAAAATTTTACTGAAGCTATTGAAATGACAAATTTCTTTGATGCTCTAAAAAATAGTTTAACAATAACAATTTCGGTATTAATTCTTACAATACTTTCAAATTCTTTAGTTTCATATGCTATAGCTAGAAATAGAAAGAAAAAATTTTTTAATGCATTGTACTATTACTTTTTGAGTGCTATGTTTGTACCATTTCCAATAATTATGCTGCCTCTTGTAAAGCAAGTAAATATGCTAAGTATGGATAATATCATTGGAATAATATGTTTATATGTTGTATTTGGATTACCTTTTAACATATTTTTATATTCAGGTTACATTAAATCAATTCCAGTTTCACTTGAAGAAGCAGCTACAATAGATGGCGCATCAACATTTCAAGTATTTTGGAGAATAATATTCCCTTTACTAAAGCCTATTAATGCTACAGTTGCAATTACCACTTGTTTGTGGACATGGAATGACTTTATGTTGCCACTTATCATTTTGGGCAAGCCAGAAATGGCTACATTGCCTTTAGTTCAATATGTATTCCAGTCTCAATTTACCACAAATTATAATCTGGCTTTTGCATCATATTTGATGGCATTATTACCAATTTTTATTGTATACATCTTTGCACAAAAATGGATAAGAAATGGTATTGTCACTGGAGCTGTAAAATAA
- a CDS encoding LacI family DNA-binding transcriptional regulator translates to MNSNIKRPTIKDVAKKSNVSVATVSRIINNLDGYSEETRKKVIEVMDELGYQRNAIARNLKVKETRTIGVLRPKISTTYYVEILNGIEDFAQRNNYSVIICNGGDKWERMSEYLQVLSERQVDGLIVCSIPPDDTLCKRIIDSHIPTVLVSGLSYKYSLPYVKVDDYQASYSATTYLIENGHKEIAIISGPTEDPIAGVPRLNGFLQALRDNNIPIKKNLIKEKGFSFIDGVEGMNELLKTGEKFTAIFAVSDDCAVGALSVAHKNGLKVPEDISIIGYDNTNIAEMSYPPLTTVAQPLYDMGKKSVEMLIKRISYNEKVESIIMPFEIIERETVKKIKDI, encoded by the coding sequence ATGAATAGTAATATTAAAAGACCCACAATTAAAGATGTCGCTAAAAAATCTAATGTTTCTGTAGCTACAGTTTCTAGGATAATAAATAATCTAGATGGTTATTCTGAAGAAACTAGAAAAAAGGTAATTGAAGTTATGGATGAACTTGGTTATCAAAGAAATGCCATTGCAAGAAATCTCAAGGTCAAGGAAACACGAACTATTGGGGTGTTACGTCCTAAAATAAGCACTACATATTATGTGGAAATTTTAAATGGAATAGAAGATTTTGCACAACGAAATAATTATAGCGTTATAATTTGTAATGGTGGAGATAAGTGGGAGAGGATGTCAGAATATCTTCAGGTATTATCTGAAAGACAGGTAGATGGATTAATTGTTTGCAGCATACCACCAGATGATACTTTATGTAAAAGAATAATAGATTCACATATTCCAACGGTTCTTGTTTCAGGATTATCGTATAAGTATTCATTACCTTATGTTAAGGTTGATGATTATCAAGCTTCTTATTCAGCAACCACATATTTAATTGAAAATGGCCATAAAGAAATAGCAATTATATCTGGACCGACTGAAGACCCTATAGCAGGAGTACCGCGATTAAATGGATTTTTGCAAGCATTAAGAGATAATAACATACCTATAAAGAAAAATCTTATTAAAGAAAAAGGTTTTAGCTTTATAGATGGAGTTGAAGGAATGAATGAACTTCTAAAGACAGGTGAGAAATTTACAGCTATTTTTGCAGTATCTGATGATTGTGCTGTTGGAGCATTATCTGTAGCACATAAGAATGGTTTAAAAGTACCAGAGGATATTTCTATAATAGGTTATGATAACACAAATATAGCTGAAATGTCATATCCACCTTTAACAACAGTAGCACAACCTTTATATGATATGGGTAAAAAATCTGTTGAAATGTTAATAAAAAGAATTTCTTACAACGAAAAAGTTGAAAGCATAATAATGCCATTTGAAATCATAGAAAGAGAAACAGTGAAAAAGATTAAAGATATATAA
- a CDS encoding Dabb family protein, giving the protein MIVNNLLLKLRNIDADTIKKTQEILLSMRGKIEALIDIQAEINIRPGESNYDIILITKFASLEDLDKYLIHPKHLEVAKYIASVLDTQASVCYNL; this is encoded by the coding sequence ATGATCGTAAATAATTTATTATTAAAATTAAGAAATATAGATGCTGATACTATTAAAAAAACTCAAGAAATTCTTCTAAGTATGAGAGGAAAAATAGAAGCTCTAATAGATATACAAGCTGAAATAAATATACGTCCTGGTGAAAGCAATTATGATATAATTTTGATTACAAAATTTGCATCATTGGAGGATTTGGATAAATATCTTATTCATCCTAAACACTTAGAAGTTGCTAAATATATAGCCAGTGTCTTAGATACACAAGCATCCGTATGTTATAACTTATAA
- a CDS encoding carbohydrate ABC transporter permease — MKKKKAFYIMTIPAVLLFFIFHTLSLLEGVFYSFTNSKGYGDWSFVGLKNYIAVFQDSNVMHAYIFTFKFAIITTIIVNILSLLIAVGLNSKIKFQNTLKSIYFIPNILGTLIVAFIFNFVFAHVIPNIGETMNISMLSKNILGDEKLAWLGIVFVAAWQSIAFNTIIYLSGLQTIDTDVYEACDIDGASSWQRFKSITFPLIAPFFTINMVLCMKGFLMVFDQVVAMTGGGPGTVTQSISYVIYNGGFNQGSFAYQSANAVIYFIVIVAISLFQLRVLEKREEKVL; from the coding sequence TTGAAAAAGAAAAAAGCTTTTTATATTATGACTATACCAGCAGTTTTGTTATTCTTTATATTTCATACATTATCTCTTTTAGAAGGTGTATTTTATAGTTTTACCAATTCAAAAGGGTATGGCGATTGGAGTTTTGTTGGATTAAAAAACTATATTGCAGTATTTCAAGATAGTAATGTTATGCATGCGTACATTTTTACTTTCAAATTTGCAATTATAACTACAATTATAGTAAACATATTAAGTCTTTTAATTGCTGTAGGTTTAAACTCAAAAATTAAATTTCAAAATACTTTAAAGTCAATATATTTTATTCCTAACATATTAGGAACTTTAATAGTAGCATTTATATTCAATTTTGTATTTGCTCATGTTATACCAAACATTGGAGAGACTATGAACATTTCTATGCTTAGTAAAAACATCTTAGGTGATGAAAAGCTTGCATGGCTTGGAATAGTGTTCGTAGCAGCATGGCAATCCATAGCCTTTAATACAATCATATATTTATCTGGACTTCAGACAATTGATACTGATGTTTATGAAGCCTGTGATATTGATGGCGCTAGCTCATGGCAAAGATTTAAAAGCATAACATTTCCATTAATAGCACCATTTTTCACAATTAACATGGTTTTATGTATGAAAGGATTTTTAATGGTATTTGATCAGGTTGTAGCTATGACAGGAGGAGGACCTGGAACTGTTACTCAATCAATTTCTTATGTAATTTATAACGGAGGATTTAACCAAGGAAGCTTTGCATATCAGTCTGCGAATGCTGTTATTTATTTCATAGTAATTGTAGCAATATCATTATTTCAGCTTAGAGTCCTTGAAAAGAGGGAGGAAAAAGTACTATGA